The following DNA comes from Labrus mixtus chromosome 8, fLabMix1.1, whole genome shotgun sequence.
ctgtggctcagttggtagagtcatcatCTCTCAATCGAAAgatcaagggttcaatccccagcccCTGCAGCAACCCCTGAtctgtccttgggcaagacacctaaccccaaattgctcctgctgctttatctgctgtgtatgaattgattagttacttctgatggtctcactacacagcagtGTCTGCCCTCCGTGTGTGAAATGCAGTGTTAATGTTCTTTGAGTAGACAGAAGACTACAAAAGCCCCatacaagcttaagtccatttaccatatggagtatacccacttattaTTCAGGCTCCATAGGGTATATTCACTTCTAAATCTCATCTGATTCACATCAATGATTTATTGACATTATTCAGTACATGCTGAACATTtctaggatggtgaagggatgaccccaCTTTGTCTCCAATTGGCTAGTATGTACTAAGTAAATATGCAAGAATAGTCTAACATGTAACTGTTCATAACAGAGGCcatttatcctctgctggaccagtcccttaaagaaaaaaaaacattgtggggtgggggtgggggcgCCCTGCAACTGTTCATATGCAGTAATGTTAAATGAAACCAGACATTTCTAGAGCCACCTCCTTTATTTTGCAGCCCGTGTCACATTTCTGGCACTACAGCCATAAAACCCACATCTGAAGCTCCAGGTCAAGAAAAGATATGCATTCAGCTACTAGCCGTTAACAATGTGCAGTTTGTCTCAATAAAATCTACTGTCTTAACTGTTGTTTGATTAAAGCTTGTATCCGCCTCCTCCTGCCCTCTCTCTTTTCGATAACCCCTAATTGCTATGGCAACAACGTGGCATGTGTTTTTGGCCCATGAATCTATCATACAGCtcaaaaatataatatataatggTTAGTACCATTATATTAGTTAGgcaatattaaaaacacttacCCAGAAGCAGAACTAGCCATCCTGAAACTGAACATGTTTCTCAATGatgttctttgttttgcttAAATATTTCTGTCATATTATTTAGTACAAAAGCTTAAGAACtgtaacatttacatttgacaCATTTGTAGTATTATTTCAACTTTACTGTTAAAAACATTACCAACTTAAAGTTTCCGAGGTTagtaaaataatgttatttGGCATGTGAAATAATATCTCCTTTTTTCATCATACATCATAAATTTTTTTGACCATGCTGAGTTTAGCTAATAATACCAGGATATTTTCTGTTTGCGGTAGGTTGCTTTACTGTGCATGGGGTAAAGAAGATGTCTTTTACAATATCAAATTATTCTGTGATTGTCCACTCTGTAATTTGGGCAAAGGGAATAAAGAAATGAGATAAGTCAACAGGAAAACAGTCCGATGGAAAGGAAATGTTTGCACAGAACTGCATCATGATCATGATTTTTCCAATGAAGTTGTTATAACGTGTCCTGTGTCTCAGTCAGACTATTAAAGCAAGTCCCTGAAGCATCCAAATAGTTGACCTTTAATATCCTCACAGCTCCTACAGCAGCGAGCTGAACATCCCAAATGTGGAAAAACACTTGATGTTAAACAAAGGATATCCTTTAGACAGGAAAAAGCTCCGCCTTCTCTCAAGACTAACGGCTGTATTTATTAATTGGCACCAACACAATACTTTTTGGTACTTGATTTAACAGAAGGCTGCCATCCTTTCACAGCGCAGGTACAGGATGTTTGTCTGTTCTCAtaacgtttttttccccccctgctcTATTTTAGCTACATGGTAATGATGTGCAGGTCAAAATGAAAGTCAATAAGCACTGAAATCATTGTTTGAATCACTTTAATGGTATATctcaaaatgtaagaaaagtgACATAAAGTGTGTTATAAACTCTGAATCAGGtattaaaaaatatgatttttttttcataacatTTAGCTTTTGACCAAGAAATacctaaagattaaagattTCAATTTTTAAGCTtgctccaataaaaaaaagagaagaaaaaaaaacctcagacccccccccccatttatTGTTTATAAGAGATATATTGGGTTTTATTTAGGTAATGAATATCCGTGTTCTCGACAGTTAAGCGGCACATTGTTTTAACAACATGTACCAGAACGTTTCCTAAAGTTTCTCCCACCTGCCTCAGCCGGCCTGCTGACAATTTGGCAGGTAAACATAAACTGCGAGTGAACCATTACAGGGGTTAGGGGTGGGGTGTTGATGTTCAtttgtgatgatgataattaCCCACACAATAGGTGACGCACATAGAGACAAACAGTTATTTCCTGATCTGTATAGTGATATATCTTAAATAGCTTTGTTTAATAAGATGAGACAGGCAAGGTGCTTCAGTCCTATCAAAGCCTTTAATTTCAATGTATCTacaatgaaaaaatacaatgtGTGCATATTCATACAAagttgcataaaaaaacaaatccttacacaaaattcacattttacattCAAAAGTGCTTAAGTAATTCAAATTACTAAATGCTGACTGGAGTATAAGCTGTCACAGTTTATAGCATCTCATCTGATACAATATGTTAACACAATATGAGGAGCTTTCATTTAGATGTGTGTTAAAAATGCAGCATATAAAACTCcttcatggtttgttttttctcatccAGATGACTAACCCAACACCCTGGAGAGATCTTGTTTCTccctggaaaaaaataaaaataaaataaaaataatgtatgtGTCTtgttgtaaacaaaaacaacgagGTGCACTGGATAGCCGAGGGGTTATATCACACGTCACATTGACAGAGGCTGTAGTTCAACGGCCATGGATTTAAATCCGACCTcagccttttgctgcatgtcatccctcactctctcttcccaatgttacctgtctctcttcagctatgttatccaataaaggcaaacatgaACTGTGGAGACCCTGGTCAACAATACATTTGTATTCCTTTAtgtcataaaacattttgtgactACTAAACAACATGAATTCATCACTACATACACACAAGATAACCTGCATTGTCTATGTTCTGGGACTAAACCTTGCAAACCCAATATTAGCTACTATTTGCCAAAAACTAaaattatctgtttttatttatttttatttttatatttgttacaagatttaaaatattcacataGTTAACTATTTAGGTTAAGGCTGAGTGATACACAGTCAAGGTAAgaatttctaattattaatcaAAAAACgaatgtgctttttgttttcaagcaATAATTTTTTCAATCATACAGtgccaaatcataacaaaattATCTAAgggcactttacaaaaagagcaggtctcgACTGCACTCTTGTCTATGTTATTTAAGGAGAATCTAAATAGATCCACCAAAGATCCAGCACTCAACAGTAGACAAACGTCCTTTTAAGAGGCGGAAACCTCAAGCAGTCACTTGTTCTGTGATTGGATGGGCATAGGCTTTATGTGATTTGTTgaccccaaaaaaaatccatgtcACCACTGTGCATACACGGTTCGATTGCATCAAAAACACTGGAATCACATTCATGTTAACTCTAACATTAAAGCTGAAGAAATGTTTTACTCACTCAGGGGTGGGAGAGTTGATGAGGCGTTGCAGGTCCCTAAGGTGTTGAGCAACATTGACTGTTggttaaacaaaagaaaacagagatttGTTAGaacaaagctaaaaaaaattcaaacattgcACAGCTTTTTATATCTTATATCATTAAAGACCTGCTAACAGTTAGTATGTCCACTAGGGTTTAACATTTGCTTCAAAAACCAGAGTTCATGTCAATTTGGTTTAAATTGTGGAATCACAATGGATACTTTGAATACAAACCATTGGTTTTGTGTAATATGTGGGGTGCTGTCCTGATATGTGTGTAacatatatgtatttatgtgcataacttaacatgtttttaaagggtcAATTCACAAAATTCTTTCCATCCATGCAACTGGTTTTGGATTAATTATCACAGCTTTGAAGCCTTCAGTCGACCCTGACAATGGGCATACATTCTTAGTAATAATCCTGCAAaaatatgtagtttttttttttttttttaagttttaccCACAACTAATACAGTATTACACACTTCTataaactgaacaaaaacaattgtGTTTACTGCATTATTTTTTCCTTACCTGAGCCACCTCCAAAACTACTAGTTCTTCCTGATCCGAATGATGAACCACTTCCACTTGATGTTTCTTTCCCCGTTCCACTTCCTGTCTTACTTTGTCCTGAGCTACTGCCTCCAAACCCAAACCAACTTGTGGATGAGCTACCTTTACTTGTTGATGCAGGCTTATTGGATCCTAACCCAGTGGAGCTACTGGACCCAAAAAGGGAAGAACCAGAAGAGCTAGAAGAGCCTGACCCAGTTGATGCAGGCTTATTGGACCCTAACCCGGTGGAGCTACTGGACCCAAAAAGGGAAGAACCAGAAGAGCTAGAGGAGCCTGACCCAGTTGATGCAGGCTTATTGGACCCTAACCCGGTGGAGCTACTGGACCCAAAAAGGGAAGAACCAGAAGAGCTAGAAGAGCCTGACCCAGTTGATGCAGGCTTATTGGACCCTAACCCGGTGGAGCTACTGGACCCAAAAAGGGAAGAACCAGAAGAGCTAGAAGAGCCTGACCCAGTTGACGCAGGCTTATTGGATCCAAACCCAGTGGAGCTACTCGACCCAAAAAGGGAAGAACCAGAAGAGCTAGAAGAGCCTGACCCAGTTGATGCAGGTTTATTGGATCCAAACCCAGTGGAGCTACTCGACCCAAAAAGGGAAGAACCAGAAGAGCTAGAAGAGCCTGACCCAGTTGATGCAGGCTTATTGGATCCAAACCCAGTGGAGCTACTCGACCCAAAAAGGGAAGAACCAGAGGAGCTAGAAGAGCCTGACCCAGTTGATGCAGGCTTATTGGATCCAAACCCGGTGGAGCTACCTGACCCAGTTGATGCAGGCTTATTGGATCCAAACCCAGTGGAGCTACCAGACCCTAAGAGGGAAGAACCAGATGAGCTAGAAGAGCCTAACCCAGTTGATGCAGGCTTATTGGATCCAAACCCAGTGGAGCTACCAGACCCTAAGAGGGAATAGCCTGACCCAGTTGATACTGGCTTGTTGAATGCTGACCCAGATGAACCAAAACTTGAACTGGACCCTGACCCTAGCTTATTAAATTGAGAGGGGGAACCCATCCCAAATGGACTTGACATTCGACTTTGGTGTGTGCCTGCTGGAAATGTGCTGAACCCTGTCTGGAATGAGATAAGAGCAATGTTAATATGGGAAAACTTATTCTTATTACATTTGATATAGTCAATCATAGTCAAGACTGTGATTTGGGATACTAAAGAGAATCACAGATGTGCTAATATACAGAACAATCTTAACCTTATTAGTTCGAACTATAAACAACTACACACTTGTCTAACACAACTAGCTCTGCAATTGATTTGAGCTGGACTGTTcccaagaaacacaaacatttcctgcAGTCTTGCtactattttgtattttcagttttacatatatatgtttttttctttttttccaagtgtGATACTTTCTAGCAAACATAAGTTCGagccttttgttttgaaaggctAAGTAAAgataacagacacaacagaGCTAAAATGCCCAGCTTGTAGCATGCATTGACCCCTGCAGAGCTTGTAAATATGTCATATAATTGTTCATGCTAATTGTTTTCTTACCTTGGACATGCAGGACATGTTGAGCACCTTGATTTGCTCTAAAAGGTGCTCAACCTCTTTACTTTTATAGTTGACATTGTGTTCCAGGAGTTCAATCTCTCCATTTAGCTTCATCTTGTCTATCAGAAGTTTTTCCTTCTCCTGATCATGTTTCAGCTGAAGCTTGTCTTGGTTATATCTGTTCTGTTGGATCAGACTTGTACGGTTCTGGCTGCACCAGCGATAGTCTTCAGACAGTCTCCAGTTCTCTGCCTTCATGCGGCTGCTTTCGGCCTGGATGCTTGACACCTGGTCTCCCACGCTGTTCAGGTAACGCTGGAACCTGTCCTCCACCTCTCTGGACAGGCTGGAGCAATTGGTGCGGATTTGCTCCAGGTGTTCTCTCTGTTTGGGACAGGTGAGCTGGAAGGCAATGTGCGTGGGGAAGAGGGAGTCGATCTTCTGTAGGAAAGCGCTGGAGACACTGGAGACACCACTCAGGGACATGGTAAAGTCATCTTTGCATTTCTGTTTGAAGTACTCCACCTCCTTTACATGTGTCgatttttctctcctcagatGGATGGCTTCCAAGtttattttgtctctctctttggcaGTCTCTTCCATGTCCATCCTCATCCTCTGTACTATTTGAGTGAAGTTGGCCTTCTCAAGCTGAAGCTTGGCTCTCATCTGTTCCATCAGTGGCCCACAGTTACAACCGACATCTACtgctaaaaacaaagacaagaaagaaaagCTTAAAACAAAAATGGCAGCAGTTTCAACCGCATTTGAGTAAATCATTCATGTTGTCACCATTATTTCATTACTTTTGACTTCTCACCAAAGAGATGTCATACTTACGAGACGGTGGTGGGAATCGGATACACCCCATCTTACAAGTCATCAACTCTCCATTGCATTGCACCTGTTCacgaaagaggaagaaaagtcaTTAGTCTTTCAGATGTTTGTTCTAGTGAATTGTTCATTTAGCTGGATACATGGAAAAAAGTTGTTACTTTACATTTGACCTCCAACATAAGCCCTGGTGATTTTTTTTcggaaaaaaacattacaaaattTTTGACATGATAAGacataatgtct
Coding sequences within:
- the plvapa gene encoding plasmalemma vesicle associated protein a isoform X3, translated to MYSSGYSHVSKYSQEARKKMKHRSKGKSCGYYMRIVFFFSSLIQSLIIVSLVLFLIYGKDQDSASTSRIHHLEESFSSLSIENVALKQQRKNLTTFLNATLIEKARNDWDLAKLREYTNTSVILIQDMQKRLVQCNGELMTCKMGCIRFPPPSHVGCNCGPLMEQMRAKLQLEKANFTQIVQRMRMDMEETAKERDKINLEAIHLRREKSTHVKEVEYFKQKCKDDFTMSLSGVSSVSSAFLQKIDSLFPTHIAFQLTCPKQREHLEQIRTNCSSLSREVEDRFQRYLNSVGDQVSSIQAESSRMKAENWRLSEDYRWCSQNRTSLIQQNRYNQDKLQLKHDQEKEKLLIDKMKLNGEIELLEHNVNYKSKEVEHLLEQIKVLNMSCMSKTGFSTFPAGTHQSRMSSPFGMGSPSQFNKLGSGSSSSFGSSGSAFNKPVSTGSGYSLLGSGSSTGFGSNKPASTGLGSSSSSGSSLLGSGSSTGFGSNKPASTGSGSSSSSGSSLFGSSSSTGFGSNKPASTGSGSSSSSGSSLFGSRSNKPASTGSGSSSSSGSSLFGSSSSTGLGSNKPASTSKGSSSTSWFGFGGSSSGQSKTGSGTGKETSSGSGSSFGSGRTSSFGGGSVNVAQHLRDLQRLINSPTPEEKQDLSRVLG
- the plvapa gene encoding plasmalemma vesicle associated protein a isoform X2; its protein translation is MYSSGYSHVSKYSQEARKKMKHRSKGKSCGYYMRIVFFFSSLIQSLIIVSLVLFLIYGKDQDSASTSRIHHLEESFSSLSIENVALKQQRKNLTTFLNATLIEKARNDWDLAKLREYTNTSVILIQDMQKRLVQCNGELMTCKMGCIRFPPPSHVGCNCGPLMEQMRAKLQLEKANFTQIVQRMRMDMEETAKERDKINLEAIHLRREKSTHVKEVEYFKQKCKDDFTMSLSGVSSVSSAFLQKIDSLFPTHIAFQLTCPKQREHLEQIRTNCSSLSREVEDRFQRYLNSVGDQVSSIQAESSRMKAENWRLSEDYRWCSQNRTSLIQQNRYNQDKLQLKHDQEKEKLLIDKMKLNGEIELLEHNVNYKSKEVEHLLEQIKVLNMSCMSKTGFSTFPAGTHQSRMSSPFGMGSPSQFNKLGSGSSSSFGSSGSAFNKPVSTGSGYSLLGSGSSTGFGSNKPASTGLGSSSSSGSSLLGSGSSTGFGSNKPASTGSGSSSSSGSSLFGSSSSTGFGSNKPASTGSGSSSSSGSSLFGSRSNKPASTGSGSSSSSGSSLFGSSSSTGLGSNKPASTSKGSSSTSWFGFGGSSSGQSKTGSGTGKETSSGSGSSFGSGRTSSFGGGSVNVAQHLRDLQRLINSPTPEEKQDLSRVLG
- the plvapa gene encoding plasmalemma vesicle associated protein a isoform X1, whose product is MYSSGYSHVSKYSQEARKKMKHRSKGKSCGYYMRIVFFFSSLIQSLIIVSLVLFLIYGKDQDSASTSRIHHLEESFSSLSIENVALKQQRKNLTTFLNATLIEKARNDWDLAKLREYTNTSVILIQDMQKRLVQCNGELMTCKMGCIRFPPPSHVGCNCGPLMEQMRAKLQLEKANFTQIVQRMRMDMEETAKERDKINLEAIHLRREKSTHVKEVEYFKQKCKDDFTMSLSGVSSVSSAFLQKIDSLFPTHIAFQLTCPKQREHLEQIRTNCSSLSREVEDRFQRYLNSVGDQVSSIQAESSRMKAENWRLSEDYRWCSQNRTSLIQQNRYNQDKLQLKHDQEKEKLLIDKMKLNGEIELLEHNVNYKSKEVEHLLEQIKVLNMSCMSKTGFSTFPAGTHQSRMSSPFGMGSPSQFNKLGSGSSSSFGSSGSAFNKPVSTGSGYSLLGSGSSTGFGSNKPASTGLGSSSSSGSSLLGSGSSTGFGSNKPASTGSGSSTGFGSNKPASTGSGSSSSSGSSLFGSSSSTGFGSNKPASTGSGSSSSSGSSLFGSRSNKPASTGSGSSSSSGSSLFGSSSSTGLGSNKPASTSKGSSSTSWFGFGGSSSGQSKTGSGTGKETSSGSGSSFGSGRTSSFGGGSVNVAQHLRDLQRLINSPTPEEKQDLSRVLG